Sequence from the Nitrospirota bacterium genome:
CCTGGTCCGGGACCTCCACGATCGCAAAAATATCGGGCTTGCCCCAGCAGGGATCGATCGTCTTGATCTCTTTGATTTCCGACAAGGCCCGGACCACGTCGCTGGTTTGGCCGGGCAACACGTTGATCAACACGTAGGCGCGGTCGGGCATCGTTCACACTCCGTTGGTTGCCGCTCTGCTGCAAGGAACGCACGACGCGTGGCAAAGAACGGCAGGAAACGTAGCGGATACGCCGTGAGGAAGTCAATATCGCCGATGAGGCGCCGCGAGCGCGTCGGGGCTCCGGTCGCGAGCGTTTCCGTCCCGGAAGCGCATGTCTACTTGGGAGCGACCAGCAGTTCGACCGTGTAGCGGTCGCTGACGCTGGTGAGATCCATTTCCAGCCCGCGCGGATTGCCGATCCGTCCCTCCGGATCGTACACGAAGCAAAAGAGCGTCCTGCAGGTTTCGCGGGCCGCGTAGCGTTCGGCGTCCGCCTGCAACTGCTCGGCGATTTCCCGCGCGCCGACGCCCGGCCGCGTTTTTTTGACGACGATCGCGATGCCCTCCCGGTGCAAAAAAAACGTCGTCCGGCTGGCA
This genomic interval carries:
- a CDS encoding Lrp/AsnC ligand binding domain-containing protein, with protein sequence MPDRAYVLINVLPGQTSDVVRALSEIKEIKTIDPCWGKPDIFAIVEVPDQDALTQLVLTKIHAIEGVAQTDTHLVYRLGK